A section of the Calditerricola satsumensis genome encodes:
- the lysS gene encoding lysine--tRNA ligase, with amino-acid sequence MTTDTERNELLRVRREKLEALRQKGIDPFGGKFVRTHHAQAIHDAYGGLTKEELEQRQPEVIIAGRLMAKRGHGKAGFGHVQDRTGRIQIYVRLDDVGDETYSLFETCDIGDIVGVKGTVFKTNKGETTVRAREFVLLTKSLRPLPEKFHGLKDVETRYRKRYLDLIMNPEVKRTFEIRTKVIQAIRRFLDDRGFYEVETPTMHTVAGGAAARPFITHHNALDMDLYLRIALELHLKRLIVGGMEKVYEIGRVYRNEGISTKHNPEFTMLELYEAYADYHDMMALTEEMIAYVATAVLGTTVITYQGHTVDLTPPWRRASMVDLIKEHVGVDFSRPMTDAEAHQLARAHGVEVRPNMTFGHIVNEFFEQKVEDKLIQPTFVYGHPVEVSPLAKKNAADPRFTDRFELFIVGREHANAFSELNDPIDQRERFEAQLREREAGNEEAHMMDEDFLEALEYGMPPTGGLGIGIDRLVMLLTDSPSIRDVLLFPLMRERE; translated from the coding sequence ATGACGACGGACACCGAACGCAACGAACTCCTGCGCGTGCGCCGCGAGAAGCTGGAGGCCCTCCGCCAGAAGGGGATCGATCCGTTTGGGGGCAAGTTTGTGCGGACGCATCATGCCCAGGCGATTCACGATGCGTACGGCGGCTTGACCAAGGAGGAGCTGGAGCAGCGGCAGCCCGAGGTGATCATCGCCGGGCGGCTGATGGCCAAGCGCGGCCACGGCAAGGCCGGTTTCGGCCACGTGCAGGATCGCACCGGACGTATCCAGATCTATGTCAGGCTTGACGACGTGGGGGACGAGACCTACTCCCTCTTTGAGACGTGCGACATCGGCGACATCGTGGGCGTAAAGGGCACCGTGTTCAAGACGAACAAAGGGGAGACGACGGTTCGCGCCCGCGAGTTCGTCCTCTTGACCAAATCGCTCCGCCCGCTGCCGGAAAAGTTCCACGGGCTGAAAGACGTCGAGACTCGCTACCGCAAGCGGTACCTCGACCTGATCATGAACCCCGAGGTGAAGCGCACCTTCGAGATCCGCACGAAGGTGATTCAGGCCATTCGGCGCTTCCTCGACGACCGCGGGTTTTACGAGGTGGAAACGCCGACGATGCATACGGTGGCCGGCGGCGCGGCGGCCCGTCCGTTTATCACCCATCACAACGCCCTGGACATGGATCTGTACTTGCGCATCGCCCTCGAGCTGCACCTGAAGCGGCTCATCGTCGGCGGGATGGAAAAGGTGTACGAGATCGGCCGCGTCTACCGCAACGAGGGCATTTCGACGAAGCACAACCCCGAGTTCACCATGCTCGAGCTGTACGAGGCCTATGCCGACTATCACGACATGATGGCGCTGACGGAGGAGATGATCGCCTACGTGGCCACTGCGGTGCTGGGCACGACGGTGATCACCTACCAGGGCCACACCGTCGACCTGACCCCGCCGTGGCGGCGCGCGTCGATGGTTGACCTGATCAAGGAGCACGTCGGCGTTGACTTCAGCCGCCCGATGACCGACGCCGAGGCGCATCAATTGGCCCGAGCCCACGGCGTCGAGGTGCGGCCGAACATGACGTTCGGCCACATCGTCAACGAGTTTTTTGAGCAAAAGGTGGAGGACAAGCTCATCCAGCCCACCTTTGTGTATGGCCATCCCGTGGAGGTCTCCCCCCTGGCGAAGAAGAACGCCGCCGATCCGCGCTTTACCGATCGCTTCGAGCTCTTTATCGTCGGGCGCGAGCATGCCAACGCCTTCTCCGAGTTGAACGACCCGATTGACCAGCGGGAGCGCTTCGAGGCCCAGCTGCGCGAGCGGGAGGCGGGGAACGAGGAGGCGCACATGATGGACGAGGACTTTCTCGAGGCGTTGGAGTATGGCATGCCGCCCACCGGCGGGCTCGGCATCGGCATCGACCGGTTGGTCATGCTGCTTACCGATTCCCCGTCGATTCGCGACGTGCTCTTGTTCCCGTTGATGCGCGAGCGGGAGTGA